The following coding sequences lie in one Capsicum annuum cultivar UCD-10X-F1 chromosome 5, UCD10Xv1.1, whole genome shotgun sequence genomic window:
- the LOC107870660 gene encoding protein GIGANTEA isoform X2, with protein sequence MWTINQRIVKLIAELMRNHDTPEALVILASAPDLLLRAPDGILVDGEACTLPQLELLEVTARAVQPVLEWGESGSAIVDGLANLLKCRLSATVRCISHPSALVRAVSTSVLRAIMHAGSIKTRAKRADVNGVHGPAYKYLNIGSINWQRDIEKCLTWEANSRSNNGMCTQFLDMYLWLSSPMLTSPFNSHYLGINLLRSCISCH encoded by the exons ATGTGGACAATAAACCAAAGAATTGTGAAATTGATCGCAGAATTAATGAGGAATCATGATACACCGGAAGCTTTGGTAATTCTTGCTAGCGCACCAGACCTCCTCCTACGGGCCCCAGATGGGATACTTGTAGATGGAGAAGCATGCACATTACCCCAACTGGAG CTCCTGGAAGTTACAGCTAGAGCTGTACAACCAGTGCTTGAGTGGGGAGAATCTGGATCAGCAATTGTTGATGGCCTGGCAAACTTGTTGAAG TGCCGCTTATCCGCTACAGTTCGTTGTATTTCTCATCCAAGTGCTCTCGTACGTGCTGTCAGTACATCAGTTCTCCGTGCCATTATGCATGCTGGTTCAATAAAAACTAGAGCTAAACGAGCAGATGTAAATGGTGTCCATGGTCCTGCTTATAAGTACTTAAACATTGGCAGTATTAACTGGCAAAGGGATATTGAAAAGTGTTTGACATGGGAAGCTAACAGCCGAAGTAATAATGGAATGTGTACACAATTTCTTGATATGTACCTATGGCTGAGCAGTCCAATGTTGACTTCTCCTTTCAATTCACATTACTTAGGAATTAACCTTCTTAGATCTTGTATCTCTTGCCATTGA
- the LOC107870661 gene encoding UPF0235 protein At5g63440 isoform X1: MPNRTKHTCSSEDAVSDGLNSDLLVYYCKYWSSHILISGKLEKQFRMSCKVCGLFVCYQTEEDLENASFIYVVDGALSTIAAKTNPQDAPVPPCISQLEGGLVQVVIEVEDHAQWLAITNNVRVTITAPTTRGEANNKLLEFIGRVLGLKLSQMTLQRGWNSKSKLQVAKCQLYPT; this comes from the exons ATGCCGAATAGAACAAAGCACACATGCTCGAGCGAAGACGCAGTTTCGGACGGTCTGAATTCTGATCTGTTAGTCTATTACTGCAAGTACTGGAGTTCTCATATCCTCATATCCG GGAAACTGGAGAAACAGTTTCGGATGTCCTGTAAGGTTTGTGGCTTGTTTGTCTGCTATCAGACAGAAGAAGATTTGGAGAATGCCTCCTTCATATATGTAGTTGATGGGGCACTTAGTACTATTGCGGCTAAGACAAATCCACAG GATGCTCCTGTACCACCCTGCATCTCACAGTTAGAAGGTGGCCTTGTGCAAGTGGTGATAGAAGTTGAGGATCATGCCCAATGGTTAGCAATTACAA ATAATGTTCGGGTCACTATAACTGCACCTACAACTCGTGGGGAAGCGAACAATAAACTTCTGGAATTCATAGGCCGA gtactgggtctgaaactatctCAGATGACTCTCCAAAGAGGATGGAATAGCAAATCAAAGCTTCAGGTG GCTAAATGTCAGCTATACCCAACATAA
- the LOC107870661 gene encoding UPF0235 protein At5g63440 isoform X2, protein MPNRTKHTCSSEDAVSDGLNSDLLVYYCKYWSSHILISGKLEKQFRMSCKVCGLFVCYQTEEDLENASFIYVVDGALSTIAAKTNPQDAPVPPCISQLEGGLVQVVIEVEDHAQWLAITNNVRVTITAPTTRGEANNKLLEFIGRVLGLKLSQMTLQRGWNSKSKLQAKCQLYPT, encoded by the exons ATGCCGAATAGAACAAAGCACACATGCTCGAGCGAAGACGCAGTTTCGGACGGTCTGAATTCTGATCTGTTAGTCTATTACTGCAAGTACTGGAGTTCTCATATCCTCATATCCG GGAAACTGGAGAAACAGTTTCGGATGTCCTGTAAGGTTTGTGGCTTGTTTGTCTGCTATCAGACAGAAGAAGATTTGGAGAATGCCTCCTTCATATATGTAGTTGATGGGGCACTTAGTACTATTGCGGCTAAGACAAATCCACAG GATGCTCCTGTACCACCCTGCATCTCACAGTTAGAAGGTGGCCTTGTGCAAGTGGTGATAGAAGTTGAGGATCATGCCCAATGGTTAGCAATTACAA ATAATGTTCGGGTCACTATAACTGCACCTACAACTCGTGGGGAAGCGAACAATAAACTTCTGGAATTCATAGGCCGA gtactgggtctgaaactatctCAGATGACTCTCCAAAGAGGATGGAATAGCAAATCAAAGCTTCAG GCTAAATGTCAGCTATACCCAACATAA